The genomic DNA TCCCAAGACATCCCCGCCTCCGGGCCACGAGTTCCGCTCGCCGCTGCCCGCCCCGCCGCCCGTGGTCTGCGACCCGACCCTCGGTGTCCCGGACGACAGCCGGTGCATGGAGCACTGGAGCGCCTTTGCCATGCTCGACAATGTGGCCGCCCACAGTCTGGTGGTGGCCCGGGTCGCCACCTTTCTGGCCGCGCGCGCCAGGGAGCTGGGCATGAACGTGGACGTGCCCACCGTGCGCGCCTCGGCCATGCTCCACGACATCGCCAAGTCCTACTGCATCCGCCACGGCGGCAACCACAGCCAGCTCGGCGGCGCGTGGACCGTGGCCCTGACCGGCAACCCGGCCATCGCCACCGGCGTCACCCACCACGTCTGCTGGCCCTTTGACATGGATCTGGACAAATATTTCACGCCGTTGGCAGTCATCTACGCGGACAAGCGGGTCCGCCACGACACGCTGGTTGGCATCGGGTCCCGCTTTGTGGACCTGAACGACCGGTACGGAGCCACCGACTTCATCCGTGAGCGGATCGAGTGCACCAGGGCGCAGGCCGTGGAACTCGAAACCCTGCTCTGCGACACCCTCGAGGTAGACCTGAATGCATGTGATTTTGATAGCGGGCGGCTGGTCTGACGAACGGGAGGTTTCACTCTCAGGAGCCAAAAAGATTCGGACTGCCCTGGAGGAACTGGGACACCGCGTCACCTTCTTCGACCCGGCGCAGGATTTTCGCCATCTGGTGCGCACCGCGCGCGAGGCGGATTTCGCCTTCATCAACCTGCACGGCACCCCCGGCGAGGACGGCCTGATCCAGGCCATGCTCGACAAGGCGGGCTGCCCGTATCAGGGAGCCGGGGCCGCCGCCTCCTATCTGGCCCTGGACAAGGGGGCGTCCAAAGAGGTCTTCGAGACCCTGGGCATCGACACCCCGCCGTGGCAGTTCATCACCCCCACCCAGGGCGCGGACACGCCGCTGGCGCTGCCGCTGCCGGTTTTCGTCAAGCCCAACAAGGGCGGCTCCAGCCTGGGCATGAGCCTGGTCCGCACTGCCGGGGAGTTCCCCTCGGCCCTTTCGAAAGTCTTTGCCATGTGCCAGTCCGCCCTGGTGGAAATCTTCATTCCCGGCGTGGAGCTGACCTGCGCCGTGCTCGGCGACCGCCCCCTGCCCCTGATCATGATCACGCCCAAGGCGGGCGCGCCCTTTTTCGACTATGAAAACAAATACGCCGCCGACGGGGCCGAGGAGGTCTGTCCCGCGCCCGTGTCCGACGCGGTCACGCGGCTGGTCCAGGAGCGGATGCTCGCGGCCCACAACGCCCTGGGGCTGACCGGCTACAGCCGGGGCGACTTCATCCTGGCCGCAGACGGAACCCCGTACCTGCTTGAAATCAACACCCTGCCGGGCATGACCCCCACCAGCCTGCTGCCGCGCGCCGCCGGGCAGGTGGGCCTCTCCTTTGCCGCCCTGATCAGCGAGCTGATCCGCCTCGGCCTTGAAGAAAGGGGCCGCTAGCGTGGTCTCTGCCGTCAGCGCGGCCCTGGCCGCCTACGACGCCCTCTGGAAGTGCGCCATCCCGCTACTCAAGCTCAACCACCGGCTGCGCGACGGCTGGGACCAGCGCACCCTGACGGGCGGCCTGCCTGCCCAGGCCCACCTCTGGGTCCAGGCGGCCAGCGGCGGCGAGGCGTATCTGGCCTGGGAGGTGCTCAAGGGACTTGTCTCGCCGCCGGGCCAGCCCCTGCGCGTGCTCGCCACCTCGACCACCCGGCAGGGATACGAGACCCTGTGCCGAGCCGCGGACGACATAGCCGGGCGCAAGACCGGCGTGGCCGTGCAGCCCTGGTATTTCCCCCTGGACGCGCCTTCGATCATGCGCCGGGCCGTGGCCCGGGTCCGGCCCGACTGCGCCCTGATCCTCGAAACCGAGCTGTGGCCGGGTTTTCTCGATGCCTGCCGCAGGCACGGTACGCGCGTCCTGCTGGCCAACGGGCGCATGACCACCCGGAGCCTGGGCGGCTATCTGGCCTGGCCCGCCCTGTTCCGCGCCCTGGGACCGGATCGGATCATGGCCGTGTCAGGGACCGACGCCAGCCGCTTTGCCACCCTATTCGGTCGCGAGCGCGTCCAGATCATGCCCAACATCAAGTTCGACCGCATGGCCGCAGCCAGACCCTCGACCCGCAAGGACAACCCCCTCAGCCACGTGATCCCGGCCAAGGCGCAATTCGTGGTCTTCGGCTCGGTGCGCAAGGAGGAACTGGCCGAGGCGACCGGACTGGCCGCCGACCTGCTGCGGACCAGAC from Pseudodesulfovibrio aespoeensis Aspo-2 includes the following:
- a CDS encoding HD domain-containing protein; this translates as MSAPKTSPPPGHEFRSPLPAPPPVVCDPTLGVPDDSRCMEHWSAFAMLDNVAAHSLVVARVATFLAARARELGMNVDVPTVRASAMLHDIAKSYCIRHGGNHSQLGGAWTVALTGNPAIATGVTHHVCWPFDMDLDKYFTPLAVIYADKRVRHDTLVGIGSRFVDLNDRYGATDFIRERIECTRAQAVELETLLCDTLEVDLNACDFDSGRLV
- a CDS encoding D-alanine--D-alanine ligase family protein, producing the protein MHVILIAGGWSDEREVSLSGAKKIRTALEELGHRVTFFDPAQDFRHLVRTAREADFAFINLHGTPGEDGLIQAMLDKAGCPYQGAGAAASYLALDKGASKEVFETLGIDTPPWQFITPTQGADTPLALPLPVFVKPNKGGSSLGMSLVRTAGEFPSALSKVFAMCQSALVEIFIPGVELTCAVLGDRPLPLIMITPKAGAPFFDYENKYAADGAEEVCPAPVSDAVTRLVQERMLAAHNALGLTGYSRGDFILAADGTPYLLEINTLPGMTPTSLLPRAAGQVGLSFAALISELIRLGLEERGR
- a CDS encoding 3-deoxy-D-manno-octulosonic acid transferase, which encodes MVSAVSAALAAYDALWKCAIPLLKLNHRLRDGWDQRTLTGGLPAQAHLWVQAASGGEAYLAWEVLKGLVSPPGQPLRVLATSTTRQGYETLCRAADDIAGRKTGVAVQPWYFPLDAPSIMRRAVARVRPDCALILETELWPGFLDACRRHGTRVLLANGRMTTRSLGGYLAWPALFRALGPDRIMAVSGTDASRFATLFGRERVQIMPNIKFDRMAAARPSTRKDNPLSHVIPAKAQFVVFGSVRKEELAEATGLAADLLRTRPSAIIGLFPRHMHHIPLWHKALDRAGLTCALRSGLTDPAAPGTVVLWDTFGELVPAYGLAKAAFVGGSLAPVGGQNFLEPITCGVTPVIGPHWKNFAWVGSEIFDTGLAVRAAGRAAALAALLRLLDETPRRADVSARGQAYIADRQGGAMAVRKQVADFLNKD